In a genomic window of Lonchura striata isolate bLonStr1 chromosome 4, bLonStr1.mat, whole genome shotgun sequence:
- the FGG gene encoding fibrinogen gamma chain: MGPRLCGWAPLGSLLSLLFSTSMAYIATRENCCILDERFGSFCPTTCGIADFLSKYHPTVDNDLQEMERLLQRISNATVTADHLIQHIQGLYPSEKQTLPNSVDDFTQKSRKIIEEIIRYENTILSHETTIQQLTDSHIMNGNRITELKEKIAQLELLCQEPCKDQAEIQETTGRDCQDIANKGARKSGLYFIKPQRAKQSFLVYCEIDSYGNGWTVLQRRLDGSEDFSKNWVQYKEGFGHLSPDDTTEFWLGNEKMHLITTQSTLPYTLRIELEDWSGKKSTADYAVFRVGSEEDKYRLTYAYFIGGDAGDAFDGYNFGDDPSDKSYTYHNGMRFSTHDNDNDNYEGNCAEQDGSGWWMNRCHAGHLNGKYYIGGVYTSEDAGPSGFDNGIIWATWRDRWYSMKKSAMKIIPFNRLSVDGQQHNLDNIKQVGDV; the protein is encoded by the exons ATGGGGCCGAGGCTGTGTGGCTGGGCTCCCCTGGGgtctctcctctccctgctcttttcTACCAGCATGGCG taCATTGCTACCAGAGAAAACTGCTGCATATTGGATGAGAGATTT GGTAGCTTCTGCCCAACAACTTGTGGCATTGCAGATTTCCTTAGTAAATACCACCCCACTGTGGATAATGACCTGCAGGAAATGGAGAGGCTTTTGCAGCGGATTTCTAATGCCACAGTAACAGCAGACCATCTGATCCAACACATCCAAGGCCTCTATCCTTCAGAAAAGCAGACATTACCAA ATTCAGTTGATGATTTCACTCAAAAGTCCAGGAAAATAATTGAAGAAATTATCAGATATGAAAACACTATATTGTCTCATGAAACTACTATACA ACAGTTGACAGACTCACATATAATGAACGGCAACAGGATCACAGAGCTGAAAGAGAAGATTGCCCAGCTTGAGTTACTCTGTCAGGAGCCGTGCAAGGACCAGGCTGAAATTCAGGAGACAACTGGAAGAG ATTGTCAAGACATTGCAAATAAGGGTGCAAGGAAAAGTGGTCTGTACTTTATCAAGCCTCAAAGAGCCAAGCAGTCATTCCTAGTCTACTGCGAGATTGACTCATATGGCAATGGCTGGACAGTACTACAAAGG agaCTGGATGGGAGCGAAGACTTCAGTAAAAATTGGGTTCAGTACAAGGAAGGATTTGGACATCTGTCTCCAGATGACACCACTGAGTTCTGGCTGGGCAATGAAAAGATGCATTTAATAACTACACAGTCCACTCTGCCATACACCTTACGAATAGAGCTGGAGGACTGGAGTGGCAAAAAAAG CACTGCTGACTACGCTGTATTCCGAGTGGGAAGTGAAGAGGACAAGTATCGACTGACTTACGCCTACTTCATCGGGGGTGACGCCGGGGATGCCTTTGATGGATATAATTTTGGGGATGACCCAAGTGATAAATCCTACACCTACCACAATGGCATGAGGTTCAGCACCCATGATAATGACAATGACAACTACGAAGGCAACTGTGCTGAGCAAGATGGATCTGGGTGGTGGATGAATAGATGCCATGCTGGCCACCTCAATGGCAAATATTATATAG GTGGTGTGTACACATCAGAAGATGCTGGTCCATCTGGATTTGACAATGGCATTATCTGGGCAACCTGGCGTGACCGGTGGTACTCCATGAAGAAATCTGCAATGAAAATCATCCCATTCAACAGACTGTCAGTAGATGGACAGCAGCACAACTTAGACAATATCAAACAG gtTGGAGACGTATAA